One region of Roseicitreum antarcticum genomic DNA includes:
- a CDS encoding DUF4159 domain-containing protein has translation MLTLGPLGFAAPGLLLALVALPLLWWLLRAVPPAPVVRRFPGVSLLLGLRDTTQEADKTPWWLLLLRALAVAALIVAFAGPVLNPQVDRTGSGPLLVVTDATWASARDWPRRQDRMAEVLDEAGRAGRTVAVVALTAPPQGGVVFRAADAAVENLPSVTPQPWEPVPDTAWLDTLPEAVETYWLSDGLARPSRDTLLAALEQRGPVAVFETTRPVVALPPVTYADGLLTVTARRLSDAVATDMVVSAMGRDPAGVERELARVTLEFSAGDTAASAELSLQPELRNRITRFQIAGERGAGAVSLTDDALQRRKVAMLSGRDGREGLELLSPLYFLRQALDPVADLIESPSLDDLLLSAPDVIVLADHALISEVETAQVQAWIDGGGMLLRFAGPRLAASDLSRDSEDPLMPVRLRIGGRTVGGAMSWGEPRTLRPFAEDGPFAGLTIPDDVTVASQVMAQPDPGLADRTIASLADGTPLVTRKYLGDGQVVLFHVTANAEWSTLPLSGLFVDMLERLAVSTRPAAPGAEDLVGTSWVPERVLDGFGVVQDAGNMVAVQGEALSGGVSADVPPGVYAGPAGRFALNVTTPETRLQSTAWPADIPLERGSVTRETDLKGVVLMLALGALFIDILATLGLSGGGASRRFGRASAVAVALMLALSMPQGAQAEIDDRLALQATDAVALAHIVTGDPRVDDVAQAGLAGLSQTLFRRTSVEPVDPIGVDLERDELTFFPFLYWPVTESTPIPSDAAYAKLNRYLRGGGMIMFDTRDAELARLSRTTPAARRLQALARPLDIPPLEPIPEDHVLTRTFYLLQDFPGRFTGADVWVEAAPADATQVDGTPFRNLNDGVTPVIIGAHDWAAAWAVDERGAPLLPVGRGLAGERQREIALRFGVNLIMHVLTGNYKSDQVHVPALLERLGQ, from the coding sequence ATGCTGACGCTGGGCCCCCTTGGCTTTGCCGCCCCTGGCCTGTTGCTGGCGCTGGTAGCGCTGCCGCTGCTGTGGTGGCTGTTGCGTGCGGTGCCGCCCGCCCCGGTGGTGCGGCGGTTTCCCGGTGTTTCCCTGCTGCTGGGTCTGCGCGATACGACGCAAGAGGCCGACAAGACGCCCTGGTGGCTGTTGCTTTTGCGCGCATTGGCGGTAGCGGCGCTGATCGTCGCCTTTGCCGGCCCCGTGCTGAACCCGCAGGTGGACCGGACCGGTAGCGGGCCGTTGCTGGTGGTCACCGATGCCACATGGGCGAGCGCCCGTGACTGGCCGCGCCGTCAGGACCGTATGGCCGAGGTGTTGGATGAGGCCGGGCGCGCAGGGCGCACTGTCGCCGTCGTGGCCTTGACCGCGCCGCCGCAGGGTGGTGTCGTGTTCCGCGCTGCCGATGCCGCTGTCGAAAACCTGCCATCCGTCACCCCGCAACCGTGGGAGCCGGTGCCAGATACCGCGTGGCTCGACACTCTGCCCGAGGCGGTGGAAACCTATTGGCTGTCGGACGGCCTGGCCCGCCCGTCCCGCGACACTTTGCTGGCAGCGTTGGAACAGCGTGGCCCCGTCGCGGTGTTCGAGACGACGCGCCCGGTCGTGGCCCTGCCGCCCGTGACCTATGCCGATGGCCTGCTGACCGTCACCGCCCGGCGGCTGTCCGATGCCGTGGCGACTGATATGGTCGTCAGTGCCATGGGGCGTGACCCCGCAGGGGTGGAGCGTGAACTGGCACGTGTGACTCTGGAATTTAGCGCGGGCGATACCGCTGCCAGCGCCGAGCTGTCCTTGCAGCCCGAATTGCGCAACCGCATCACCCGGTTTCAGATCGCGGGCGAACGCGGCGCAGGGGCAGTCAGCCTGACCGATGACGCGCTGCAACGCCGCAAGGTGGCGATGCTGTCGGGCCGCGACGGGCGTGAGGGGTTGGAGCTGCTTTCCCCGCTGTATTTCCTGCGGCAGGCGCTGGACCCTGTGGCCGACCTGATCGAAAGCCCGTCGCTGGATGACCTGCTGCTGTCGGCCCCTGATGTGATCGTTCTGGCCGACCATGCGCTGATTTCCGAAGTTGAGACCGCGCAGGTTCAGGCCTGGATCGACGGCGGCGGCATGCTGCTGCGTTTTGCCGGGCCACGGTTGGCGGCAAGCGACCTCAGCCGCGACAGCGAGGACCCGCTGATGCCCGTGCGCCTGCGCATCGGGGGCCGCACCGTGGGCGGCGCCATGAGTTGGGGGGAGCCGCGCACCCTGCGCCCCTTTGCCGAGGATGGGCCGTTCGCCGGGCTGACGATCCCCGACGATGTTACCGTCGCCAGCCAGGTGATGGCGCAGCCTGATCCGGGGCTGGCGGACCGCACGATAGCGTCGCTTGCCGACGGGACGCCGCTGGTCACGCGCAAGTATCTGGGCGACGGGCAGGTGGTGCTGTTCCATGTGACGGCGAATGCCGAATGGTCGACCCTGCCGCTGTCGGGGCTGTTTGTGGACATGCTGGAACGGTTGGCGGTTTCCACCCGCCCCGCAGCGCCCGGGGCCGAGGATCTGGTGGGCACAAGCTGGGTGCCCGAACGGGTGCTGGACGGGTTTGGCGTGGTGCAGGACGCGGGTAACATGGTCGCGGTGCAAGGCGAGGCGCTGTCCGGTGGCGTCAGCGCCGATGTGCCGCCGGGCGTCTATGCGGGGCCTGCCGGGCGTTTCGCGTTGAATGTCACAACGCCAGAGACACGATTGCAATCAACGGCATGGCCCGCCGACATCCCGCTGGAACGCGGCAGTGTGACGCGCGAAACCGATCTGAAGGGGGTTGTGCTGATGCTGGCGCTGGGGGCGCTTTTCATCGACATTCTGGCAACGCTGGGTCTGTCTGGTGGGGGCGCGTCCAGGCGGTTTGGCCGGGCCTCGGCGGTGGCGGTCGCGCTGATGCTGGCGCTGTCGATGCCGCAGGGTGCACAGGCGGAAATCGACGATCGGCTGGCGCTGCAAGCCACCGATGCCGTGGCGCTGGCGCATATCGTCACCGGCGATCCGCGTGTCGATGACGTGGCGCAGGCCGGGTTGGCCGGGCTGTCGCAGACGCTGTTTCGCCGCACCTCGGTCGAGCCTGTTGACCCGATTGGCGTGGATCTGGAGCGTGATGAGCTGACATTCTTCCCGTTCCTCTACTGGCCCGTCACGGAAAGCACCCCGATCCCATCGGATGCTGCTTATGCGAAGCTGAACCGCTATTTGCGCGGTGGCGGCATGATCATGTTCGACACGCGCGACGCTGAACTGGCGCGGCTGTCGCGCACCACGCCCGCTGCGCGGCGGTTGCAGGCGCTGGCCCGCCCGCTGGATATTCCGCCGCTGGAACCCATCCCCGAGGATCATGTGCTGACCCGCACGTTCTACCTGTTGCAGGATTTTCCGGGCCGTTTCACCGGCGCCGATGTCTGGGTCGAAGCCGCGCCCGCTGATGCGACGCAGGTTGATGGCACGCCGTTTCGCAACCTCAACGACGGGGTGACGCCGGTCATCATCGGCGCGCATGACTGGGCGGCCGCATGGGCGGTCGATGAGCGTGGCGCGCCGCTGCTGCCCGTGGGGCGCGGCCTTGCCGGGGAGCGGCAGCGCGAAATCGCCCTGCGCTTTGGCGTCAACCTGATCATGCATGTGCTGACCGGCAACTACAAATCTGACCAGGTGCATGTGCCCGCGCTGTTGGAAAGGCTGGGACAATGA
- a CDS encoding DUF58 domain-containing protein, translating into MATPVHLREGAEGLAATLPALLADAQQLAASVLPGAHGRRRAGHGDEFWQYRPATASDSASRIDWRRSARSDVHFVRETEWQAAQSVMLWVDQAQSMRFSGAEKRASKLERARLLALASAVLLVRGGERVGLLNDAADLPPRAGQGQLLRLGAGLFPTDAAQEYGAPALTTLPAHGRALFVSDYLGDLDGITDALTRATDRGVHGAIVQILDPVEEDFPFDGRSIFTSMGGGLRHETLKAGDLRARYLARLAERKDRLAALARLTGWQFTTHHTDTSATVALMWIYHALSGAR; encoded by the coding sequence ATCGCTACCCCCGTTCATCTACGCGAAGGGGCCGAAGGGCTGGCCGCGACATTGCCTGCGCTGCTGGCCGATGCGCAGCAACTGGCGGCGTCGGTCCTGCCGGGCGCGCATGGCCGCAGGCGTGCGGGGCACGGCGATGAGTTCTGGCAATATCGCCCCGCCACAGCATCCGACAGCGCGTCGCGGATTGACTGGCGGCGTTCTGCCCGGTCGGATGTGCATTTCGTGCGCGAAACCGAATGGCAGGCGGCGCAGTCGGTGATGTTGTGGGTGGATCAGGCGCAGTCCATGCGGTTTTCCGGCGCGGAAAAGCGTGCGAGCAAACTGGAGCGCGCGCGATTGCTGGCGCTGGCCTCGGCCGTGCTGCTGGTGCGCGGGGGCGAGCGCGTGGGCCTGTTGAACGACGCCGCCGATCTGCCGCCGCGCGCGGGGCAGGGGCAGTTGCTGCGGCTGGGCGCGGGGCTGTTTCCCACCGATGCCGCGCAGGAATACGGCGCGCCCGCGCTGACCACGTTGCCCGCCCACGGCCGCGCGCTGTTTGTGTCGGACTATCTGGGCGATCTGGACGGGATCACCGATGCGCTGACCCGCGCGACCGACCGGGGCGTGCATGGGGCCATCGTGCAGATCCTCGACCCGGTGGAAGAGGATTTTCCGTTTGACGGGCGGTCGATCTTCACCTCGATGGGCGGTGGCCTGCGGCATGAGACGCTGAAGGCCGGTGATCTGCGCGCCCGCTATCTGGCCCGCCTGGCCGAGCGGAAGGACAGGCTGGCGGCGCTGGCGCGGCTGACGGGCTGGCAATTCACCACGCACCATACCGACACGTCCGCCACGGTGGCGCTGATGTGGATCTACCACGCCCTTTCAGGGGCGCGCTGA
- a CDS encoding AAA family ATPase, with amino-acid sequence MTDDTDLIAQIEALGGKLAQARDSINTRFIGQKRVVDLTLTAMLCGGHGLLIGLPGLGKTRLVDTLSTVMGLHGNRIQFTPDLMPADILGSEVLETAADGTRAFRFVEGPVFCQLLMADEINRASPRTQAALLQAMQEREVTIAGAHRKLAAPFHVLATQNPIEQEGTYPLPEAQLDRFLVQIDVEYPDRATERDILIATTGVEDGKAFAVFTAAELIAAQTVLRRMPVGDGVVDTILDLVRACRPMEADAHDAVKGSVSWGPGPRAAQALMLTVRARALLDGRLVPTVDDVRAMARPVLTHRMALSFAARARGEVLGSVIDTVAASVTGLEAAA; translated from the coding sequence ATGACTGATGACACCGACCTGATTGCGCAGATCGAAGCCCTTGGCGGCAAGCTGGCGCAGGCGCGCGACAGTATCAACACGCGGTTTATCGGACAAAAGCGGGTGGTGGACCTGACACTGACCGCCATGTTGTGCGGGGGGCACGGCCTGTTGATCGGGCTGCCGGGGCTGGGCAAGACCCGGCTGGTGGACACGCTGTCCACGGTCATGGGGCTGCATGGCAACCGCATCCAGTTCACGCCCGACCTGATGCCTGCCGATATTCTGGGGTCCGAGGTGCTGGAAACCGCCGCCGACGGCACCCGTGCCTTCCGCTTTGTCGAGGGGCCGGTGTTTTGCCAGTTGCTGATGGCCGATGAGATCAACCGTGCCAGCCCGCGCACGCAGGCCGCCCTATTGCAGGCCATGCAAGAGCGTGAGGTCACGATTGCCGGCGCGCATCGCAAGCTGGCCGCGCCCTTCCATGTGCTGGCAACGCAGAATCCCATCGAGCAAGAGGGCACCTATCCCCTGCCCGAGGCACAGCTGGACCGTTTTCTGGTGCAGATCGACGTGGAATATCCCGACCGCGCGACCGAACGCGACATCTTGATCGCCACGACCGGGGTGGAGGACGGCAAAGCGTTTGCCGTGTTCACTGCGGCAGAGTTGATTGCCGCCCAGACCGTGCTGCGCCGGATGCCAGTGGGAGATGGGGTGGTGGACACGATCCTGGATCTGGTGCGCGCCTGCCGCCCGATGGAAGCCGACGCGCATGATGCTGTAAAAGGCAGTGTAAGCTGGGGGCCGGGGCCGCGTGCGGCACAGGCGCTGATGCTGACGGTGCGGGCGCGGGCGCTGCTGGATGGCCGTCTGGTGCCGACGGTCGATGATGTCCGCGCCATGGCACGGCCCGTGCTGACGCACCGCATGGCGCTGAGCTTTGCGGCGCGGGCGCGCGGCGAAGTTCTGGGGTCGGTCATTGACACGGTTGCGGCCTCGGTTACCGGGCTGGAGGCTGCGGCTTGA
- a CDS encoding DUF1285 domain-containing protein yields MAKHTNGQNIVTPSAQSIAASVSAATNGAAENGKLPPVHLWNPPFCGDIDIRIARDGTWYHEGSPITRPAMVRLFSTILRREGEAYFLVTPVEKLGIQVEDAPFVAIDFEQAGTDDTPSLTFVTNVGDRVHLGADHPLRVAIDPGTDAPSPYIMVRDGLEALIDRKSFYRLVDLGTDHEVNGISWFGIWSGEQFFALAPSDALD; encoded by the coding sequence ATGGCAAAACACACCAACGGACAAAACATCGTGACACCTTCGGCACAAAGCATAGCAGCATCGGTCAGCGCGGCAACGAACGGGGCCGCCGAAAACGGCAAATTGCCGCCGGTGCACCTGTGGAACCCGCCATTCTGCGGCGACATCGACATCCGCATCGCGCGCGACGGGACCTGGTATCATGAAGGCAGCCCGATCACGCGCCCGGCCATGGTGCGCCTGTTCTCGACCATCCTGCGGCGCGAGGGAGAGGCATATTTCCTTGTCACCCCGGTCGAGAAACTGGGAATTCAGGTCGAAGATGCGCCCTTCGTCGCCATAGACTTCGAACAGGCAGGCACCGACGATACGCCCAGCCTGACCTTCGTGACCAATGTCGGCGACCGGGTGCACCTTGGCGCCGACCACCCGCTGCGGGTAGCGATCGACCCCGGGACGGATGCGCCGTCGCCCTATATCATGGTGCGCGACGGGCTGGAGGCGCTGATCGACCGCAAAAGCTTTTACCGGCTGGTCGATCTGGGCACCGATCATGAAGTGAACGGCATCAGCTGGTTCGGAATATGGTCCGGTGAACAGTTCTTCGCATTGGCACCGTCGGACGCACTGGACTGA
- a CDS encoding ammonium transporter family protein, which translates to MKLLKLLPLAALAVMPTLGFAQEVTEAAEAVDATATLNMEMVFIFNSLLFLIGGVLVFFMAAGFCMLEAGLVRTKNTTMQLTKNVALFSLASIFYYLVGFNLMYPGDAWMFQGWMGGFSPTVLEPVGVGMADLVDVSYASVGSDFIFQLMFCAATASIVSGALAERIKLWPFLFFVIVLTGIIYPIQASWSWGGGWLSEAGFSDFAGSSIVHGAGGWAALAGALILGPRLGKYKDGRVIPMPGSNLPLATLGMFILWFGWFGFNGGSQLAMGTVGDVADVSRIFANTNAAAAGGSIAALILSQLLFKKADLTMVLNGALAGLVSITAEPLAPGIGLATLIGAIGGVIVVLTVPMLDKLKIDDVVGAIPVHLFAGIWGTLAVVLSNGDATLGGQITGIVGIGVFMFVASAIVWFILKAVVGIRVDAESEIAGLDTTELGMEAYPEFGK; encoded by the coding sequence ATGAAACTGTTGAAACTACTTCCACTTGCAGCGTTGGCGGTGATGCCGACGCTCGGGTTCGCCCAGGAGGTCACGGAGGCCGCAGAAGCCGTGGACGCGACAGCGACGCTGAACATGGAGATGGTGTTCATCTTCAACTCGCTGCTGTTCCTCATCGGCGGCGTGCTGGTGTTCTTCATGGCTGCAGGCTTCTGTATGCTGGAGGCCGGTCTGGTCCGCACCAAGAACACCACGATGCAGCTGACCAAGAACGTCGCGCTGTTCTCGTTGGCGTCGATCTTCTATTATCTGGTTGGTTTCAACCTGATGTACCCGGGCGACGCCTGGATGTTCCAGGGCTGGATGGGCGGTTTCTCCCCCACCGTGCTGGAGCCTGTCGGTGTTGGCATGGCTGATCTTGTCGATGTGTCTTATGCGTCGGTCGGTTCCGACTTCATCTTCCAGTTGATGTTCTGTGCGGCAACCGCGTCCATTGTTTCGGGTGCGCTGGCCGAGCGTATCAAGCTGTGGCCCTTCCTGTTCTTCGTAATCGTTCTGACCGGCATCATCTACCCGATCCAGGCTTCCTGGTCCTGGGGTGGCGGCTGGCTGTCGGAAGCGGGCTTCTCGGACTTTGCGGGTTCGTCCATCGTGCATGGTGCCGGTGGCTGGGCTGCCCTTGCCGGTGCGCTGATCCTTGGTCCGCGTCTGGGCAAATACAAAGATGGCCGTGTCATCCCGATGCCTGGGTCCAACCTGCCGCTGGCGACGCTGGGCATGTTCATCCTGTGGTTCGGCTGGTTTGGCTTCAACGGTGGCTCGCAGCTGGCGATGGGCACTGTCGGCGACGTGGCTGATGTCAGCCGGATCTTTGCAAACACCAACGCGGCCGCTGCCGGTGGTTCGATTGCCGCGCTGATCCTGTCGCAGCTGCTGTTCAAGAAGGCCGACCTGACCATGGTGCTGAACGGCGCGCTGGCCGGTCTGGTGTCGATCACCGCTGAACCTCTGGCCCCGGGCATTGGCCTGGCGACGCTGATCGGTGCGATCGGTGGCGTGATTGTGGTGCTGACCGTGCCGATGCTGGACAAGTTGAAGATCGATGATGTTGTTGGCGCCATTCCGGTCCACCTGTTCGCAGGGATCTGGGGCACGCTGGCGGTGGTTCTGAGCAACGGCGACGCGACGCTGGGCGGTCAGATCACCGGGATCGTCGGGATCGGTGTGTTCATGTTCGTCGCTTCGGCTATCGTGTGGTTCATTCTGAAAGCTGTCGTGGGTATCCGTGTCGATGCGGAATCCGAAATCGCCGGGCTGGACACCACCGAACTGGGCATGGAAGCCTATCCTGAATTCGGGAAGTGA
- a CDS encoding P-II family nitrogen regulator, with amino-acid sequence MKFIIATIKPFKLEEVREALTSIGVRGMMVTEIKGFGSQSGHTEIYRGAEYAVNFVPKVKLEIAVSDAMADQVVETLQTTARTDKIGDGKIFVLDLAQAVRVRTGETNDDAL; translated from the coding sequence GTGAAATTCATCATAGCAACGATCAAACCGTTCAAGCTGGAGGAAGTCCGCGAGGCGCTGACATCCATCGGCGTGCGCGGGATGATGGTCACAGAGATCAAGGGCTTCGGCTCTCAGTCCGGGCATACGGAGATTTATCGCGGCGCGGAATATGCCGTGAACTTCGTGCCCAAGGTCAAGCTGGAAATCGCGGTTTCGGATGCGATGGCCGACCAAGTGGTCGAGACGCTTCAGACGACGGCGCGTACCGACAAGATCGGCGACGGTAAGATCTTCGTTCTGGATCTGGCGCAGGCGGTGCGCGTCCGGACCGGCGAGACCAACGACGACGCGCTTTGA
- a CDS encoding transglycosylase domain-containing protein, whose amino-acid sequence MNTPGKRRSPLVAERRQSQGAAPSGPRKRPAKPRKAAPRGGPIRRFFGGIFRWIWRLVWGVTWRISAVVAVIVGLATFYFWSTMPDVTEMLDGRARGSVTLMDDAGEVFAWRGESFGGTITAETVSPHLRNAIVATEDRRFYQHLGVSPRGIIGAMRVNLSEGRGALSGHGGSTITQQVAKLLCLGVPFDPNEWQSEADYEAECRRGSVWRKLKEVPYAFALEWKYTKNEILTIYMNRAFLGAGSRGFEAAAQRYFGRSANQVTPPEAAMLAGLLVAPSYYAPTRNLQRAQDRAAVVIGLMAEQDYLTETELAEARAYPATLSSAAEQESGGYFADWIMATGPSYLTRETTEDVLIETTLDPRIQKAAEDAMQTVFENQVREGSNAEAAIVIMSADGAVRGMVGGRENVVGGFNRATQAMRQAGSAFKPFLFAAALENGFEPFDIVEDAPLTIDIPGSGPWTPRNYTNDFIGMITLTEALAQSRNIPAVKVSEAMGREEVRRVANEFGIRSELAEGPALALGSSESSLLDMTAAYAGILNGGSAVRPYGLRSLRLIGSDAPLMGRAGGIGERVISEDSAQKLIWMMTQVVENGTGRRARMPGWEVAGKTGTTQASRDAWFLGFTADYVAGVWMGYDDNSPLTGVTGGGLPAEIWREAMTRVVEGRSPQPLPMIEPQRPRLDPPALSGPVASQSGGENAIERAVRDVLGGIFGGN is encoded by the coding sequence ATGAATACTCCAGGCAAACGGCGGTCTCCGCTGGTCGCTGAACGGCGGCAATCACAGGGTGCAGCGCCGTCAGGCCCGCGCAAGCGCCCCGCAAAGCCCCGCAAGGCCGCACCGCGCGGCGGGCCGATCCGGCGCTTTTTCGGGGGAATCTTCCGCTGGATCTGGCGGCTGGTCTGGGGCGTCACCTGGCGCATCTCCGCTGTTGTGGCCGTAATCGTGGGGCTGGCCACCTTCTATTTCTGGTCCACCATGCCCGATGTGACCGAAATGCTGGACGGGCGCGCCCGCGGGTCCGTCACGCTGATGGATGACGCGGGCGAGGTGTTCGCCTGGCGCGGCGAATCCTTCGGCGGCACGATCACGGCGGAAACCGTGTCACCCCACCTGCGCAACGCCATCGTCGCGACCGAAGACCGGCGATTCTACCAGCATCTGGGCGTCAGTCCGCGCGGGATCATCGGCGCAATGCGCGTCAACCTGTCCGAAGGGCGCGGGGCGCTTTCCGGGCATGGCGGTTCCACCATCACGCAGCAGGTCGCGAAGCTTCTGTGCCTTGGCGTGCCGTTTGACCCCAACGAATGGCAGTCCGAGGCCGATTACGAGGCCGAATGTCGGCGCGGCAGCGTGTGGCGCAAGCTGAAGGAAGTCCCCTATGCCTTCGCGCTGGAGTGGAAGTATACCAAGAACGAAATCCTGACGATCTACATGAACCGCGCGTTTCTGGGCGCAGGCTCACGTGGGTTCGAGGCCGCAGCACAACGCTATTTCGGACGCTCGGCCAACCAGGTCACCCCGCCCGAGGCGGCGATGCTGGCGGGCCTGCTGGTCGCACCGTCCTACTACGCCCCCACGCGCAACCTTCAACGCGCACAGGACCGCGCGGCGGTGGTCATCGGCCTGATGGCCGAACAGGATTATCTGACCGAAACCGAACTGGCTGAGGCACGCGCTTATCCCGCGACGCTGTCATCGGCGGCCGAACAGGAATCAGGCGGGTATTTCGCCGATTGGATCATGGCGACGGGCCCCTCCTACCTGACCCGCGAAACCACCGAAGATGTGCTGATCGAAACCACGCTGGACCCGCGCATTCAGAAAGCCGCCGAGGATGCGATGCAAACCGTGTTCGAGAACCAGGTGCGCGAAGGCTCCAACGCCGAGGCCGCGATCGTCATCATGTCGGCCGATGGTGCGGTGCGCGGCATGGTGGGCGGGCGCGAAAACGTCGTGGGCGGCTTCAACCGCGCGACGCAGGCGATGCGCCAGGCCGGATCGGCCTTTAAGCCCTTCCTGTTCGCCGCAGCGCTTGAAAACGGGTTTGAGCCTTTCGACATCGTCGAAGACGCGCCGCTGACGATCGACATCCCCGGCTCTGGCCCATGGACCCCGCGCAACTACACCAATGATTTCATCGGCATGATCACCCTGACCGAGGCGCTGGCGCAGTCGCGCAACATCCCGGCCGTGAAGGTGTCCGAGGCGATGGGCCGCGAGGAAGTGCGCCGCGTGGCCAATGAATTCGGCATCCGGTCCGAACTGGCCGAAGGCCCGGCACTGGCGTTGGGCAGTTCCGAATCCAGCCTGCTGGACATGACCGCAGCCTATGCGGGCATCCTCAACGGCGGCAGCGCGGTGCGCCCCTACGGCCTGCGGTCGCTGCGGCTGATCGGCAGCGATGCGCCGCTGATGGGGCGCGCGGGTGGGATCGGCGAACGGGTGATATCAGAGGATTCGGCGCAGAAACTGATCTGGATGATGACGCAGGTGGTTGAAAACGGCACGGGCCGCCGCGCGCGAATGCCCGGCTGGGAAGTGGCGGGCAAGACCGGCACCACCCAGGCCTCGCGCGATGCGTGGTTCCTGGGCTTCACCGCCGATTATGTGGCAGGCGTCTGGATGGGCTATGACGACAACTCGCCCCTGACCGGCGTGACCGGCGGCGGCCTGCCCGCCGAGATCTGGCGCGAGGCGATGACCCGCGTCGTCGAAGGCCGCAGCCCGCAGCCCCTGCCGATGATCGAACCCCAACGCCCCCGGCTGGACCCGCCGGCACTCAGCGGCCCCGTCGCATCGCAATCAGGCGGCGAGAATGCCATCGAGCGCGCGGTGCGCGATGTGCTGGGCGGGATCTTCGGCGGGAACTAG
- a CDS encoding flotillin family protein: MSALAWIIIILIVAAIIVALAASFYQRATNEVALVRTGLGGRRVVIDGGTLAIPYFHEINRVNMQTLRMDVARSGESSLITKDRLRVDVGAEFYASVTPNDDAVTRAAQTLGKRVFQPDQLKGLIDGMMIDALRSVAAQMTMDELHENRASFVKQVREALTDTLANYGLQLDSVSLTALDQTPFAALDENNAFNAVGMRKLAEVIAKSKKERAEIEGDSQVSVARAAMESERRKLEINLDQRRAEIAQTQEIETLIAAQLSEIAARKADSERRAAHARIQMEQDIASADIAKEQALRQAEIAQALALEGAEQDRAIAFAAKSQEESRAHADADTARIGAVKAAEALLTARLMAEAERRKALALIAAQEQAEAMAARAQILAASEKATAADKTAAKREEAEAMKAMKLAETEASLAQINAENARSEAQVAMELELARLTALPKILAEMVRPAEKITGISINQMSGLDRASGAASTSPINQTVDAIMDMAVSLPALQKLGESIGVNLDTTLAKAQPRPKDNR; the protein is encoded by the coding sequence ATGTCTGCACTGGCTTGGATCATCATCATCCTCATTGTTGCGGCGATCATTGTCGCGCTGGCAGCGTCCTTCTACCAGCGGGCCACGAACGAGGTGGCGCTTGTGCGCACGGGCCTCGGCGGGCGGCGCGTGGTGATCGACGGCGGTACGCTGGCGATCCCGTATTTCCACGAAATCAACCGCGTGAACATGCAGACCCTGCGCATGGACGTCGCCCGTTCCGGTGAATCCTCGCTGATCACCAAGGACCGGCTGCGGGTCGATGTCGGCGCTGAATTCTACGCCAGCGTCACACCCAACGACGATGCGGTGACCCGTGCCGCCCAGACCCTGGGCAAGCGGGTGTTCCAGCCTGACCAGCTCAAGGGGTTGATCGACGGCATGATGATCGACGCGCTGCGGTCCGTGGCAGCCCAGATGACCATGGACGAGCTGCACGAAAACCGCGCCAGCTTCGTCAAACAGGTACGCGAGGCGTTGACCGACACGCTGGCGAACTATGGGCTGCAACTGGATTCCGTGTCGCTGACGGCGCTGGACCAAACGCCTTTTGCAGCACTGGATGAAAACAATGCCTTCAACGCCGTGGGCATGCGCAAGCTGGCCGAGGTCATCGCGAAATCCAAAAAGGAACGCGCGGAAATCGAAGGGGACAGCCAGGTCAGCGTGGCCCGTGCCGCAATGGAATCCGAGCGGCGCAAGCTGGAGATAAACCTCGATCAACGCCGCGCCGAGATTGCGCAAACCCAAGAGATCGAAACGCTGATCGCCGCTCAACTGTCCGAAATCGCGGCCCGCAAGGCAGACAGCGAACGCAGAGCGGCCCATGCGCGCATTCAGATGGAACAGGACATTGCCTCGGCCGACATCGCCAAGGAACAGGCGTTGCGGCAGGCTGAAATTGCGCAGGCGCTTGCACTGGAAGGGGCCGAACAGGATCGCGCCATTGCCTTTGCCGCCAAGTCGCAAGAGGAAAGCCGTGCGCATGCCGATGCGGACACCGCCCGGATCGGCGCGGTGAAGGCGGCAGAGGCGCTTCTGACCGCGCGGCTGATGGCAGAGGCAGAGCGGCGCAAGGCGTTGGCGCTGATCGCCGCGCAGGAACAGGCCGAAGCCATGGCGGCCCGCGCCCAGATCTTGGCTGCCAGCGAGAAGGCGACGGCTGCCGACAAGACGGCTGCAAAACGCGAGGAAGCCGAGGCGATGAAGGCGATGAAACTGGCCGAGACAGAGGCAAGCCTTGCCCAGATCAACGCAGAGAACGCGCGTTCCGAGGCCCAAGTCGCGATGGAACTGGAACTGGCCCGCCTGACCGCGTTGCCAAAGATCCTGGCCGAAATGGTCAGGCCCGCAGAAAAGATTACCGGGATTTCGATCAACCAGATGAGCGGTCTGGACCGTGCCTCCGGTGCTGCATCCACTTCGCCCATCAACCAGACGGTCGATGCGATCATGGATATGGCCGTGTCATTGCCCGCCTTGCAGAAATTGGGAGAGAGCATCGGCGTCAACCTTGATACGACCTTGGCAAAAGCGCAGCCAAGGCCAAAGGACAATCGCTAG